Proteins co-encoded in one Camelus bactrianus isolate YW-2024 breed Bactrian camel chromosome 6, ASM4877302v1, whole genome shotgun sequence genomic window:
- the ALKBH1 gene encoding nucleic acid dioxygenase ALKBH1 isoform X3, with the protein MKRHSLARKSSAARFFTQLFLSRLRPKNAWKLVVRSQLNVSSVSDHDAYRAGLQPVSKWRAYGLQGYPGFIFIPNPFLPGYQWHWVKQCLKLYSRKPNVCNLDKHLVTGETQDLWEQSKEFLRYKEVNKRRPRSLLEKLRWVTLGYHYNWDSKKYSADHYTPFPSDLAFLSEQVATACGFQGFRAEAGILNYYRLDSTLGIHVDRSELDHSKPLLSFSFGQSAIFLLGGLKRDEAPTPMFMHSGDIMVMSGFSRLLNHAVPRVLPSPEGESLPCCLETLLPADLPRDSVVEPCSVEDWQVCASYLKTARVNMTVRQVLAVGQDFPLEPTEENKRDVTTGFCHLDDETSQVKRARLNTDC; encoded by the exons GTGGTCAGATCTCAGCTAAATGTGTCCTCAGTCAGTGACCACGATGCATACAGAGCAGGACTTCAGCCAGTCAGCAAGTGGCGAGCCTACGGACTCCAAGGATATCCTG GGTTTATTTTTATCCCAAACCCCTTCCTCCCAGGTTACCAGTGGCACTGGGTGAAGCAGTGCCTTAAGTTATATTCCCGGAAACCTAATGTATGTAACCTGGACAAACACTTGGTTACAGGAGAGACCCAGGATTTGTGGGAACAGAGCAAAGAGTTTCTAAG GTATAAGGAAGTGAATAAACGGAGACCCCGAAGTTTACTAGAGAAACTGCGCTGGGTGACCCTAGGCTACCATTATAACTGGGACAGTAAG AAATACTCAGCAGATCATTATACGCCTTTCCCTTCTGACCTGGCTTTCCTCTCAGAGCAAGTAGCCACTGCCTGTGGATTTCAGGGTTTCCGGGCTGAAGCAGGTATCCTGAATTACTACCGATTAGACTCCACACTGGGGATCCATGTGGACAGATCTGAACTGGATCACTCCAAACCCCTGTTATCATTCAG cttCGGACAGTCTGCCATCTTTCTCCTGGGTGGCCTCAAAAGAGATGAAGCTCCCACCCCCATGTTTATGCACAGCGGTGACATTATGGTAATGTCAGGTTTCAGCCGCCTGTTGAACCATGCAGTCCCAAGGGTCCTTCCCAGTCCTGAAGGGGAAAGCCTGCCTTGCTGCCTTGAGACTCTACTCCCAGCTGACCTCCCTAGAGACTCAGTGGTGGAGCCCTGTTCTGTGGAGGACTGGCAGGTGTGTGCTAGCTACTTGAAAACTGCTCGTGTTAACATGACTGTTCGACAGGTGCTGGCTGTAGGTCAAGACTTCCCTTTGGAACCCACGGAAGAGAATAAAAGAGACGTCACCACAGGTTTCTGCCATCTTGACGATGAGACCAGCCAAGTAAAACGGGCTAGGTTAAACACTGACTGCTGA
- the ALKBH1 gene encoding nucleic acid dioxygenase ALKBH1 isoform X4, protein MKIKTQFLPLRKGLLKEEFRYFFKEVNKRRPRSLLEKLRWVTLGYHYNWDSKKYSADHYTPFPSDLAFLSEQVATACGFQGFRAEAGILNYYRLDSTLGIHVDRSELDHSKPLLSFSFGQSAIFLLGGLKRDEAPTPMFMHSGDIMVMSGFSRLLNHAVPRVLPSPEGESLPCCLETLLPADLPRDSVVEPCSVEDWQVCASYLKTARVNMTVRQVLAVGQDFPLEPTEENKRDVTTGFCHLDDETSQVKRARLNTDC, encoded by the exons ATGAAGATTAAAACTCAGTTCCTTCCTTTGAGGAAGGGACTATTAAAGGAGGAATTCAGATACTTTTTTAAG GAAGTGAATAAACGGAGACCCCGAAGTTTACTAGAGAAACTGCGCTGGGTGACCCTAGGCTACCATTATAACTGGGACAGTAAG AAATACTCAGCAGATCATTATACGCCTTTCCCTTCTGACCTGGCTTTCCTCTCAGAGCAAGTAGCCACTGCCTGTGGATTTCAGGGTTTCCGGGCTGAAGCAGGTATCCTGAATTACTACCGATTAGACTCCACACTGGGGATCCATGTGGACAGATCTGAACTGGATCACTCCAAACCCCTGTTATCATTCAG cttCGGACAGTCTGCCATCTTTCTCCTGGGTGGCCTCAAAAGAGATGAAGCTCCCACCCCCATGTTTATGCACAGCGGTGACATTATGGTAATGTCAGGTTTCAGCCGCCTGTTGAACCATGCAGTCCCAAGGGTCCTTCCCAGTCCTGAAGGGGAAAGCCTGCCTTGCTGCCTTGAGACTCTACTCCCAGCTGACCTCCCTAGAGACTCAGTGGTGGAGCCCTGTTCTGTGGAGGACTGGCAGGTGTGTGCTAGCTACTTGAAAACTGCTCGTGTTAACATGACTGTTCGACAGGTGCTGGCTGTAGGTCAAGACTTCCCTTTGGAACCCACGGAAGAGAATAAAAGAGACGTCACCACAGGTTTCTGCCATCTTGACGATGAGACCAGCCAAGTAAAACGGGCTAGGTTAAACACTGACTGCTGA